The Nostoc sp. NIES-3756 DNA window GGTTTGAATTAACAGTTCTGGACGTTTTTTGTAGTGTAGACGTGAGAGAAATAATACAATAGGTGTCTGCTCAGAGATATTGTAGCGATCGCGTAATAAATATTTAGCATCAGGAATTTTGGCTGGTGGATTTACTCCCAATGGCAATACAATTTTTGGCGGCTTCACTCCAAACTGGATATTATCTTCCGCCTCACCAGCAGAAGTACAATGAACAGCCGCAGCAAAAGCGAGATTACGCCGTTCAATTAGAGAACTATATACTTGCTTTTTCCGCTTGCTTTGAGCCAAAGCCCAAGGAGATAGTTGCCCCATTGTTCTGACTGTGTAAGGCACGTTTTGCCATTGAGCAATCATTGCGGCACAAGTAGGGAGATAGGAGAATAAATAATGATTATCTAAGATGTCGTAGTTTTGAATATTTTTCCACAACCACCCTGTGAAGGATAGGGAAGGCAAAAATTCCTTCATACGAGCAGAACGGGGGAAAAACCAAACTGGGACACCTTCATGCTCAATACGCTGATGTAATGGAATATCTGGTATGACTTCTTCAATATCATCATTAGTAGTTGCAATCTCTGCACTTATGCCTTCATCTTGTAATGCTCGTACTAAGTTTAAGATTACTTGAGTAGGCCCTCCCAACTTAGAACTTATCGAAGGTATTACATGCAGAACTTTCATATATTGTTGATTACTAATAGCTTGACAGACTTATTTACAATACACTGTTATTTATCTGTATGGATACTGAGATTGGGATTTGTTAATATCCAAAAAAGATGGCATAAATTTAGCAAAAAATATCAGTGCTAATATAGGTAAAATTGATGTTGTAAAGAAAGCTATACTCCTCATTGCTAAAGCACCAGTAAAAAAGCCCAAAGCATTGATGACTACGCCATAGCCAGTATTATAAAAAGCCGCAGTACGAGTCCACCAGCTTGCTAACATCCCAATAGACAGAGACATTAATATCACTGCTATTACGCCACCCATCATGTAGGCTTCACCAATATAAGTTGTAGAAACTGTCCAACCGGCTGCACCTGTAACTTCTTCAATTGAAATACTCAAACCTTCTGGTTTGCCAGGCCAAAGCGCTCTGGGTATTGGTTTAGATGCAAACACGTACAATAGTTCAAATCCTAAAAAATTATATTTTTGAGGAAACGCATCAACTATGATACCAATTGCACCAAGATTGTAATCAACGGCAAAATTTTCTTGCACCTTTTGTGTAGCATAAGCGCCTGTTTCTAAATAGCGAAGTATGCCCATATTTCTAAACCCCAGCATATGCCGAGTTGCAAACATCATTGCATACCCTACAACAGCTGAGGGAATTGCCAAGTTGAATAAGTTGGGACGTTTGAGTGTGAGAAAATATCCTCCTAAGAAGGCAGCAAAATATGAACCTAAAACGTTACGTGTTCCTCCTGCAAATCCGTCAAATAAAGTAATAGCAAATATCACCATTACCAAAAATATTTGCCAACTTTGAAAAGATTGACGACGATTCCAAATAATACCTGCTAAGGGAGGAATAACATAACTAAACAACTTGAGTTCACTTAACAAAGCCCGCCAGTCTCCTAAGCGTCCCCTTGCCCAAGGAACAGCAAATCGGGGGCCAAGCCAAGCATCATAGATTTTGAATACATTGAAGTCAACTGACATCAATATATACAAATATCCCAGCAAGGCGGAGATGATAAAGAGGCGAAACAGTATTTTATCAGGAAGATTTCCCAAATATGACCATAATTTCGGTTCTGGTTTCAAGAAATTGAAGTGACGACCTAGAGCCATACTTCCAATTCCTATTAAAATTACATAAAGACCGTGGGCAGCTTGTTCTGCGGTGAGGACTGTATTGAAACTGTTTTGAGGCAATAAAAATTCTACTAAAGTTAAATAGTACAGAGATACTAAACAGATGATATCTACTCGAAATAAATTTTGTAACCCTTTTTTGCTGTCAAACCAGATGCTTAAAGCTAATGCTATACCCACGGCGATCGCTACTTGATTTGCCATCTGGCTGGGGGTTAAGCTTGTACTAATATTGGTATATGCTACACATAATCCAGCTATAATAATACCTGTTCCTACCTGTGTTGTCTGCGCTACTGGTTTCTTAGGATATGGCATGGCAAAATTTAGTGTAGGGATAAAGCTGGTTTAGTAGAACTTAAACCTGCATATAAGATTTCATATTTATCTACCATACTTCCCAAGGAAAATTTTTGCTGACTCAGTTGATGACCTGCGATCGCCACAGTTTCACGTAAACTAGAATTAACAAAACTTTCCTTACTTGTAAATGTTTCGTTGTCAGCAGCCACAAAACACACTCCTGGTGGAAATTTGAGTTCATCGGCTAAAGATGGTGTGATGACGCATGGTAAAGACCAAGCCATTGCTTCCAGTAGCGCAAAGGGTAAACCCTCAAACTTAGCTGGATGAAAAAATCCATCTGCTGCTGCTAAAAATGGCGTGACATCATTTTGCCATCCTAAGCGTTGAATGTATTCTTGGGCTTGATGTTCCCGTACCCACTCATCCCACACTGAAGCCAAGCGCCCATCTCCCACCCATAAAAAACGGGCAGAGGGGATGCTGTGTTTGAGGTGAGTTGCCCATTCCAAAAATAGAAGCGGTTGTTTTTGCGCTTCCATTCTTCCTACTGCTAAAATTAACAACTCATCTGCTTTGAGGGCAAGTTGAGAACGAGTTGCTTGACGCTTTGGCAAACGTTCTGATGTTTCAGGAATGCGAACACCATTGTCAATCAAAACTACTTTGTCAGCAGCAGGAAATAGAAATTTAGTTAATTCTTGAGCGCGGTTCTCAGAAATTGCCACTAGTAAGCCATGAAAACGGTTTAATGCTCTTTTGGCGATAAAATCGCGTACTTGTCCTAAAGCTGCGCCTAAGCTGGTTTGAGTTTGAGTGATATGAATAGTTGCTAAACTGGGAACTGAGAGATGTTCACTCAAGGCGAGTAAATCTAAACCATCTTCTAAATTTTGCTTATTCAGATGCAGAATATCTGGTTGAAAACCCTGCCACTGGGATAAATAAGCCTGATGAAAGCGAGGAAACGCATCACCAAAACAACGTGTTTTGCGATCATAAGTATTGATGTAGGGCGATCGCAATACTTCTCCAAACTGACTAAAACAGTTGGCTAACTCATCCATTCTAGGATGTTGTGAACACCATAACCCAACTTTGTGTCCACGTTTAGCTAGTTCTTGTCCTAAATAAATTAAGTAAAGTTCGCCACCACCCCTTGACCCAGAGCTACTGCTAACAAATAGAATTTTCATATAAATTATTAAATATCAATAAGCTGATGTAACGTATCAACCCAATTTTGTGCGCCAGCTTTGGCAGACCACATTACAGATTTTTGCAAAGATGCGTCACTAGCCATTGCGACCGCGTTGGGGTTTTGCAAGTAATCGGCTAAAATCTGGGTCAAGGCGGCTACATCTCCATTGGGGAAAATGTAACCATTTTTACCTTGCTCAATCAAATCATTCGCCGCACCTACAGCATCAGAGCAAATTACAGGTAGTCCAGCCCCAACGGCTTGATTTACCACCACACCCCAACCGTCATGACGACTGGGAAGGACAAAGATATCTGCTTGACGAAAGAATTGGGGTAAATCTTCAGGAGCCTGAAAACCTGCATATTCAATGTAACGCTGTGTTGTTTGCGAAACTTGTGTCAACATCTGCGGTAAATCTGCTTCCCGTCCTACTAACAACAAGCGAGCTTCTAGTCCCATGTTGATTAGTGTTTCAAGGACCTGTAACAACAGGTCAACACCTTTACGGGCAATCATTTGACCACAGAACAAGATAGTAATAGGAGTGCGTGGTCTTTGGGGAATTTCTTGGCTAAATGCAGCTAGGTCACAGTAATAAGGGATGTTAAATATAGGTTTACCAGGGAAACGCTGCTGATAATCTTGCACTGCATGAGAACCAATAGCGGCGATCGCTTGACATTTTTCTAAAGCACGAGCTAAGGTCTTTTGTAGTTTGCCCTTAATTCCCCCGGAAGCACCCACCATCTTTTCACCCCAAAATACACAGGGTATTTGTTTGGCTTGAAATCTCAACAGCAGTTGAGATGTTATACTCATGTAGCCATTGAGGATTATTACATCTGATTCAGTAATTTTGGGTAAATGCCAGTTGAAATGAAATCGTGATAAACCCCAAGCCAAATGAAATCCAGGGATAATTTTCTCGTAAGGCTGTAGTGGTTTTTCTGGCCAAGGTGAGTCTGAGCAAGCTGGTTCTAAATAGAAAACTTGTAAATCTATCTCAGGATGCTGGGATAAAGCATAGAATATATCCCTTTGATATGGGGATGGCACTATAGCATAAAAAGTAGCCCTAATCATTGGTATACACTCCTCTGATTTGTCTTGGCAACATGAAATTTTTCAGAAACAAGATTTTGTAGTGAATCAGCTAGAGTTGCCAGACTAAACTTGTTCAGGTCAGCACTATGTTGAGACAATTTGATTAATTTTTCAGTATCTTGGAGAATAAACTTAAGTAAGTTAGCGATCGCTTCACCACTGACTTCATCTAAAAGCCACCCGTTGACACCATCTACAACCACTTCACCACAAAAACGAGAGGCAATTATTGGGAGTTTCCAAGCTTGGGCTTCTAATTGAGTTAGTCCAAACCCATCGGAGAGAGTCGGGAATAAAAATACATCAGCTTGTTGATAATATTGGGCTGTTTCGCTGCGGTTAACATGACCTACCCAACGAATTTGCGGGTGAGTTTTGAGGTGAGGTGGAATTTCAATCTGCTGAGAACCAACAAGCCAAAACTCAATGGGATATCCTTCCAATTTTTCTACTGCTGCTAAAACGGCTGCAATCCCTTTGCGCAAAATTACTTGTCCCAAAAACAACACCCTCAAGGGGCGTTCTGGAGAAAATGATTCTGGATAGGTGCGACTAAAGTTTTTTGCTGTTTCTGGTGGTGTATAAACTAGGGGAATAACCTGGATTTTTTCAGCATTAATACCCGCTTTTTCTAGTAAATGACGTGACCAAAGGGAATTGACCATAATACAGTCAGCTAATTCACATTCTTCTCGCCATGTTTGCCAGTATGAAGTAGGAACTGGTTCCCAATCTCCGCGATATTGTGGCGATCGCTGATATTCTTGAATAACTATCTTTTCCTCTAAAGGCCCTGGATCGATTTGTCCCAGAATCGTCAACCATCCCTGCTGTTTAGCAAAGCGAAATAATTCTAAGGCTGCGTAACTATAAGAGAATAATATAGGGCGAGTGTTTAACTGCGGAGCTAATTTTTTTAGTCTGTTTATTGCCTGTTTTTGAAACCAATAATTACGAGCAATCATTCGTTCCCAGGCTAAAGTTTTTTGCAGTTTTTGGCTAATTTCAAACCTAATCAGGGAGAGATTAAAAGCATGAGTGGAAGCCTGTTGTAGTGTAGGATGAAAGCGTTCTTTTAGTGCTGTAGTAGGTGAAAAAGGTAAAACTCCAAATGGAGATTGAGGAGTAAACCAAGCATCGGTAATTAGGTGAGCTAACTGTCCATTTTCATGTAAAGCTCTAGGAATAGAGTAGTGTTCTCTAGCTCCTATTTGACAACAAATCCAATTAGACATATGGAGTTTTGGTGTGGTGCTTGTCACTGGTTCAAACCTTGGTAATAGTAAAGTCTCATTGGATCTTGAAGGAGACACTAACAGCCTTTTTCCGTAATTGGAGATAAGATAGTAAAGATTTGCCAGAAACAATCTGACGCTGTTGATGATACTGTTTAATTAGTTGAGGAATTGCAAAGATACCTTCTTTAATTCCTGCAGTTCTTCCGTGCTTTATTAACCAGAGAACACGGTTAATACATTGTGCAATTCCTAACCACCAAAACTGGGCAGGGTATCTTAAATAAGCTAGTAAAACCTGATTTGCTATGCTGGCCGCAGTAATTTTGGGATTACTATGATGTTCTAGGGTAGTATTATGGAATACTCTCAACCAAGAGCTTTCTAAAACTCCCCATTCCATGTTATGAAGTCGTAGAGATAAATCTACTTCTTCCATTCCATAGGCTACAGGTAACTGCACATAGCCCTGTGTTTGCTGAAATACTTCTTTTCTATAAGCACATCCACAACCAACAAAATCTGATACCCATTTTGCTGTTAGTTTATCATCTGTAACTGTTTCATTAATATGAAATATATTAGCTGCAATAACTGCTGCTTTTGGGAAATTCTGGAAGAGAACTTGTAGACGATAAAAGTAGTCTTTGTCTATGGGGTAGGAGTCATCATCTAAGCTAGCCACAATATAATTAGTAGCATGGGCGATCGCTATATTTCTACCCCCTCCGGGTCCAACTTGCAGAGAATTTTTAATAATTTTTATATTCTGGTATTGGCTATTTTTCAGACATTGTTCTGTTACTGTATCATTTCCATCTATATGAATAATAATTTCATTGGGTTGAGGATGACATTCTGAAATTTTTTCTAATGTTTCTAATAGTTTGGACAGTCGGTTATAAGTTGGTATAACCACAGTAATTTCACAAGTATCCATAAATATAAATTTATTTAATATGGTTAAATTCTATATTTAATCACCTTGGCTGGAACTCCCACTGCGATCGCTTTTTCTGGTATATCTTTAGTAACTACACTACCCGCACCTACTACAGCGTCGTTACCAATGGTGACACCTTTGAGGATAGTAACATTAGCACCAATCCAGACGCGATCACCTATCTTTGTTGGTTTGGAAACCATCGCTTGTGCTAAGGGTGGTAAACTTAAATCCACACCATGATCATGATCAGTAATATAGCAACCAGGGCCTACACCACATTGTTGACCAATAGTTAACGATAAAGTTGCATCCAAAAATGTATTACGGTTTATATAAGTATAAGCACCAAGGTAAATTTTGGGATGGGATAGGGTTCCACCACTACATAGCAAAGTTACACCTTGATCCAAAGCGCAGAAACTTTCGATTTCAATCTCATCGAAGTTGCGAGGAATATCAATTTCTCGCATCCAGACATAGCCATGTAGTTTTACACCCATAGCTTTGTAGTAAAAATTACGCCAACGGCTCCCCAAGCCTTGTTGAATTCGCTGTATGAGCAGCAGTCCACTAGCAGTGATATTCAAGATTAACTTCCGTGTTCCAGACTATGTGAGGGATTTTGATCAGAAAGGATTTGTGCGATCGCTTGCAGTTTACCATTTAACACTAAAGGTAGAGATGCCCAGCCTTTTTTTGATGTTAAAGATGCAACAATGCCAAAAAGTTGTAACATTATTAACTTGACATAATCCCCTAAACTACATCTTTGCAGAATTTGTGTCATCACGTAATGACGGTTAACTAAATCCATCTTTGCTAATACACCAGGATTATTTTTGTGATCCCCTGGTTGACTATCATGAAATATCCGCGCAGTACGCGCATTAGCTAACTTCCATTGTTTCCCCACCATCAGAGAAAGCGTCACATCCTCCATCAGGGAATATCCCGTAAAGTTCGCTGGAAACAAAGGTTGAGGTAGTGCTTCTCGCTTATAAAGCGTGCAGGTGCTATTTAGCCATTCTACAGGGACAATTTCTGGTAAATTTGGATTATCTTCTGGTAACAAATTTAATCCTGGACCGATGCACTTACCAGCGTAGCTTGTTTCTAAACTACCATGCAAAAAACGAAATAAGTTGCGGCTAATACGTCCAGGTGGTAAATATTGCTGATTAGTAATCATAGCATTGACACCACCCAGCTTAGGATCACTTTGCAATGCTGCCCATAATTTGGCTAAACACTCCGGCTCTAGTAAAATGTCATCATCCATGAGCCAAATCATATTTTGAATTGCATGAACCATCGCTTGGTTACGCTGGGTGGCTGCACCTATTTCTGTTGCTCGATAGTATTTAATCTGGGTAGCCAGTCCAGGAATTTGACTCTGGCAAAGTTCTTGTGTACTTTCATCAATAGAGCCATCTACGACAATCATCTCAGTCGGCTGTACCGATTGTTGAGCCAAACTATGTAGTGTTCGAGCTAAGGGTACGCTACGGTTGCGTGTCGGCACAATAGCAGAAATTGGGAGTAGCATCGTCATCTTAGAATCATTTGAAAATTTTACTATCAAGAAATTTACAGTGGTTTATATAAATTTATGGTTAAATAATCTTTTGACGTTTGCTACTTGTTCAGCTATGGAAAAACCTAGTAGTCGATAAACTAGACGATAAAATTTAGGTGCTGCTTGTCCCGATGGAATGAATGCTTGATTGGGATTGTTGATTTTGGCAATCACTTGACTAGCCCAAGTTTTATCTGACAGCCAAATCATTCTGGCATTTTCAAATCGAGTTTGGTTGATAGCATTTTGCCGGGCTTGGGTCAGTTGATTAGTAGCGTTGAGATGTTGTTCAATTTTGTCTTGAATAGCTAAAAGTTGACGATGGGTTTCTGACTTGTCTCGTTTACACACTGTTGACTCACCCCACTGTCTGTAAACTGAAGCAGCTTCAGCAAAATACTCAAACCTTTTTCCTGCTATCAGCAGACGCAAATATAATTCATGTTCTTGACAGCATGGCTGATCAACTTTCCATCCTCCCACATCAATCATCGCTTGCTTGCGCCATATAGGGCTGCCGGTTTGGGGAAGATACCACCTAGCAAGTAAAATCCAAGGGTCATGAGGCTCAGGTATTGGTAAAACTTCCTGCCAGGATTTTTCCTCCTGGTGATACTCAAAAATACTAGGGCTATATAAAATGTCAGTGTGAGGAACTTGAGACAGATATTGAACTTGTTTTTCGATTTTATTTGGTAGCAAATAATCATCTGCATCCAGGTATTGCAACCATTCTCCTGTGCTAAGTTCTAGCAATAGGTTTCTTGCTACATTACCACCTTGATTTGACTGAGTTTCCCAACGAACCGAATCACCAAAACTTTTAATAATATCTAAACTTCCATCTGTAGAACCATCATCTACAACAATTATTTCTTTATTGGGATATGTTTGATTTAATGCACTTTCTATGGAGTTACTAATCCAACGTTCGGCATTGTAGCAAGGAATAAGAATACTAACCTTATGATTCATATTATGGTTAATATAAATAATAAAAAAGTTGGAATGCTATAGAGAATCTTCAAATAATTTAAAGACTCTTTCCCAATTATTTGAAACATTATTTGATTTAAGAGCGACAATAAAACGCAGCAAGACTAATCTTCTCCGTAATTGAATTTAGCATTGACTATTAGTAGAATATTACCGAAATGAGACTACACGATTTTGAAAATTATAACTTAATTAACACCAAGCCCCTAATTGTAAATCATAGTCACCAGCTTGTACTGGTGGATAATCTCCCTTCTCAACCTTGTCAATAACTGTAGGTAGTGATTGAATAAATTTAGCACCGTGATCAGGGGTGTGTAATGTCCAAGCTTTGGGGGAATCCAAGTCTACACGCACATAATCAGTTGCTTTAAGACGATTAGAAATCATCACTTCCCAGCTCCACATAGCACTTTTACCAGTGAAATAACTGAGGTAGCGACGTTTCCAAGAAATCCATAAAGGCTGAAGTGGAAGGATTTCTTCAAGACGCTTGCAATTAACTAAAAACTTACGACTGGTAAAGTCAGTAAAACTATAATGACCAGAAGAATGCCGTTGATAATCAACACCTCTTTGTCTAAGAGAGCCATCACCAGAAGGTGGCCCTGACAATGGAGAAACGAACATAATATCTGGATTCTGTTGCATCAAATCAATTCCATCTTGAATCCAATTATGTTCTGCTTGTTGATACAACAACATATCACTATCGAAATGGACAATATAATCAGTTTGTGCTGATTCAATAGCGAATACACTGCCAAGAATTGGATACCCGCGAAAGTCGTGAGTGGTTTTAATATCACGACCAAAGTGTTTTTTATACACTTGTTTTCGATACTGTTCTGAATAGTCAATATCTAACAGCTTATCAACTACGTTACGCTCTAGTAGCTGTTGGCAACATAACCGAAATTCCTCCATTGTTCCAATTCCAGGACGGTTACGATAATTATCAGACAGGGGAGCAGTATCAATGACAAGTACACGTTCAGTAATACCAAATTGGCATTCTTTTACTAGATGCGGGATAGTTTGCATCATAAACGGAACGTCTGTTCGTGCTACCAATATAGATAAAGTACAACCTCTAAAATTCATAGTGTTTTTAGGTTTAAGAAAATTTAGTTTAAATTGACTACCATATATACCAAGGCTCATGTAAAGACTACAAAAATACAGTTTATTTCATGAGGCTAAATTACAGTATAAAAGTTAAGGATAAAATATTTACTATCTTTGATAGTGCTGATAAATTTTAAATCACATAAAGTAAATTTTATCAGCTTTAGATATGAAAATTTTTAAGATGTAATTTGACATGACGAACGAAAATTTTGAATTGCTTTATCAAGAACAATATGCGTCGATATATTATCATTTGAGATACAGTCTCTCAATAATTTTTGATAATTGTCGGATGAGTAAAACACTTTTTCAATTATATCTATTGTGTTTTTTATTGGTTCTGCAAAATCTTGTGGATTAAAACAGAGTTCTGTTATCTGGTAATCACGAAATATGCCTGAAGTTTTTAACTGTTTAAACACAGAAATTGATGGTGTTGCTGTTGATAGAGCAAAAACATGAAAGTGAAATCTACTTCCAATACATATTTTACATTTTTGCATTAATGTTTTATTTTGGTTAGGAAGTAGATCATATGGAATGATTATGGCGCGTTGATAGATATCTTGATGGGTTTTCTGTATTTCAGATAAAATAGTTTTTTGGTAATCAACATCAGTATTAACATGGGGAAAAAATACAAGGAAAGATTGAGGAAACCTATTTATGATCTGCTGAATTAATTTTTTATCAAAATCTTTCTCATATGTTCCCCTATCTTGGATAGAAATACCAATTAAATTGGAATTTTCTTGAGAAAAAATATCAGTTAAATCAAAATTTAATGTATGTGTTTGTAAATTCCAAGCAGCATCCTTTTCTCTAATAATAGTAGATTCCTTTATCCCTAAATCTTTCAGAATCTCAACACTTTTGTCTTCTCTTGTACCAATCAAGGCAACATTTTTAAAAATTTTACTAACTAACCATTTATCTTTAGCCGAATTCAAAGGCCCTATGGTTTGTCCACATAGATAAACAGGTATTTCTAATCTTCGGCAAATTTCGATTAGCATCAAACTTGGGTATAGCCAACTCAAGCGCAAATCTGAATTCAGATATCCTCCTCCTGAAAAAATCAAAATCTTACATCGATTTAGCGACTTGATAAAAGAAAGAAGTTCATCATCAGTTGTATTTAATTTGTCTATAGGTTTAGAACATTGATCCAGTAAGCGTGCTGATTTAATGAGCCAATTGATGCGATAGTAAAGTCTTTCTAAAAAACTTTTCGATGACAGTAACTTATTAGTAGTTTCTCTAGTAAAGCAACGAAATGCAGGGGATATTTCAACTTTTTGTGTATTTATGACTAAATTTTTGGTAATTTCTGGTGTAGAACAAAACAATTGAATTTTTGCTTCTGGAATATCTTCTTGAATTTTCCTTAGGGTTTCTAGTAAAATTGCATCATCTCCAACGTGAATTCCACTCCAGCCACCAAATAAACCAATAGAATCTCTCTCTACCATTTTATTGATTACTCCTTATGTCGTAAAAATAACTTAATAATTATTTTCTTTGGCTATATAGTAAGTTTTTGCTGTTGCCTCTGCGATTTTGCTCCAGTCTAAGCGATCGCAAGCTTTAATTACATTGTGACTAAGTTCTTCTAGATTGGTTTTCAGGCTCATTTCCATAGATTTGAAAAGTCCCGATTTATCATTTGATTCATATAGCAATTGGTCAGCATTTCTTAAATACTCAGGAATACTTCCAATTCTGGGAGCAATCACAGGCAATCCGTATGACATTGCTAGAATTAAGCTGCCTGAGTTGAGAATATTGTCATAAGGAAGAACTACAACTGTGGCAGC harbors:
- a CDS encoding glycosyltransferase family 4 protein, with the protein product MIRATFYAIVPSPYQRDIFYALSQHPEIDLQVFYLEPACSDSPWPEKPLQPYEKIIPGFHLAWGLSRFHFNWHLPKITESDVIILNGYMSITSQLLLRFQAKQIPCVFWGEKMVGASGGIKGKLQKTLARALEKCQAIAAIGSHAVQDYQQRFPGKPIFNIPYYCDLAAFSQEIPQRPRTPITILFCGQMIARKGVDLLLQVLETLINMGLEARLLLVGREADLPQMLTQVSQTTQRYIEYAGFQAPEDLPQFFRQADIFVLPSRHDGWGVVVNQAVGAGLPVICSDAVGAANDLIEQGKNGYIFPNGDVAALTQILADYLQNPNAVAMASDASLQKSVMWSAKAGAQNWVDTLHQLIDI
- a CDS encoding glycosyltransferase family 2 protein translates to MDTCEITVVIPTYNRLSKLLETLEKISECHPQPNEIIIHIDGNDTVTEQCLKNSQYQNIKIIKNSLQVGPGGGRNIAIAHATNYIVASLDDDSYPIDKDYFYRLQVLFQNFPKAAVIAANIFHINETVTDDKLTAKWVSDFVGCGCAYRKEVFQQTQGYVQLPVAYGMEEVDLSLRLHNMEWGVLESSWLRVFHNTTLEHHSNPKITAASIANQVLLAYLRYPAQFWWLGIAQCINRVLWLIKHGRTAGIKEGIFAIPQLIKQYHQQRQIVSGKSLLSYLQLRKKAVSVSFKIQ
- a CDS encoding glycosyltransferase family 4 protein, which gives rise to MTSTTPKLHMSNWICCQIGAREHYSIPRALHENGQLAHLITDAWFTPQSPFGVLPFSPTTALKERFHPTLQQASTHAFNLSLIRFEISQKLQKTLAWERMIARNYWFQKQAINRLKKLAPQLNTRPILFSYSYAALELFRFAKQQGWLTILGQIDPGPLEEKIVIQEYQRSPQYRGDWEPVPTSYWQTWREECELADCIMVNSLWSRHLLEKAGINAEKIQVIPLVYTPPETAKNFSRTYPESFSPERPLRVLFLGQVILRKGIAAVLAAVEKLEGYPIEFWLVGSQQIEIPPHLKTHPQIRWVGHVNRSETAQYYQQADVFLFPTLSDGFGLTQLEAQAWKLPIIASRFCGEVVVDGVNGWLLDEVSGEAIANLLKFILQDTEKLIKLSQHSADLNKFSLATLADSLQNLVSEKFHVAKTNQRSVYQ
- a CDS encoding polysaccharide pyruvyl transferase family protein: MVERDSIGLFGGWSGIHVGDDAILLETLRKIQEDIPEAKIQLFCSTPEITKNLVINTQKVEISPAFRCFTRETTNKLLSSKSFLERLYYRINWLIKSARLLDQCSKPIDKLNTTDDELLSFIKSLNRCKILIFSGGGYLNSDLRLSWLYPSLMLIEICRRLEIPVYLCGQTIGPLNSAKDKWLVSKIFKNVALIGTREDKSVEILKDLGIKESTIIREKDAAWNLQTHTLNFDLTDIFSQENSNLIGISIQDRGTYEKDFDKKLIQQIINRFPQSFLVFFPHVNTDVDYQKTILSEIQKTHQDIYQRAIIIPYDLLPNQNKTLMQKCKICIGSRFHFHVFALSTATPSISVFKQLKTSGIFRDYQITELCFNPQDFAEPIKNTIDIIEKVFYSSDNYQKLLRDCISNDNISTHIVLDKAIQNFRSSCQITS
- a CDS encoding glycosyltransferase family 4 protein — encoded protein: MKILFVSSSSGSRGGGELYLIYLGQELAKRGHKVGLWCSQHPRMDELANCFSQFGEVLRSPYINTYDRKTRCFGDAFPRFHQAYLSQWQGFQPDILHLNKQNLEDGLDLLALSEHLSVPSLATIHITQTQTSLGAALGQVRDFIAKRALNRFHGLLVAISENRAQELTKFLFPAADKVVLIDNGVRIPETSERLPKRQATRSQLALKADELLILAVGRMEAQKQPLLFLEWATHLKHSIPSARFLWVGDGRLASVWDEWVREHQAQEYIQRLGWQNDVTPFLAAADGFFHPAKFEGLPFALLEAMAWSLPCVITPSLADELKFPPGVCFVAADNETFTSKESFVNSSLRETVAIAGHQLSQQKFSLGSMVDKYEILYAGLSSTKPALSLH
- a CDS encoding glycosyltransferase family 2 protein — translated: MTMLLPISAIVPTRNRSVPLARTLHSLAQQSVQPTEMIVVDGSIDESTQELCQSQIPGLATQIKYYRATEIGAATQRNQAMVHAIQNMIWLMDDDILLEPECLAKLWAALQSDPKLGGVNAMITNQQYLPPGRISRNLFRFLHGSLETSYAGKCIGPGLNLLPEDNPNLPEIVPVEWLNSTCTLYKREALPQPLFPANFTGYSLMEDVTLSLMVGKQWKLANARTARIFHDSQPGDHKNNPGVLAKMDLVNRHYVMTQILQRCSLGDYVKLIMLQLFGIVASLTSKKGWASLPLVLNGKLQAIAQILSDQNPSHSLEHGS
- a CDS encoding glycosyltransferase is translated as MNHKVSILIPCYNAERWISNSIESALNQTYPNKEIIVVDDGSTDGSLDIIKSFGDSVRWETQSNQGGNVARNLLLELSTGEWLQYLDADDYLLPNKIEKQVQYLSQVPHTDILYSPSIFEYHQEEKSWQEVLPIPEPHDPWILLARWYLPQTGSPIWRKQAMIDVGGWKVDQPCCQEHELYLRLLIAGKRFEYFAEAASVYRQWGESTVCKRDKSETHRQLLAIQDKIEQHLNATNQLTQARQNAINQTRFENARMIWLSDKTWASQVIAKINNPNQAFIPSGQAAPKFYRLVYRLLGFSIAEQVANVKRLFNHKFI
- a CDS encoding glycosyltransferase, yielding MKVLHVIPSISSKLGGPTQVILNLVRALQDEGISAEIATTNDDIEEVIPDIPLHQRIEHEGVPVWFFPRSARMKEFLPSLSFTGWLWKNIQNYDILDNHYLFSYLPTCAAMIAQWQNVPYTVRTMGQLSPWALAQSKRKKQVYSSLIERRNLAFAAAVHCTSAGEAEDNIQFGVKPPKIVLPLGVNPPAKIPDAKYLLRDRYNISEQTPIVLFLSRLHYKKRPELLIQTLSRLASEQQKFHLIIAGSGEAAYVESLQQMVVSLNLTEQTSFVGFVAGYDKDLLLQGSDIFVLPTYSENFGIALAEAMVSGLSIITTPGTQIAPEIAQAKAGIIVEGEIEPLQAAIAHLLNSPLSRQELGENGRLYALQRYSWQAIAQKLASTYQIILSQEPLPEYVTPMSL
- a CDS encoding acyltransferase — encoded protein: MNITASGLLLIQRIQQGLGSRWRNFYYKAMGVKLHGYVWMREIDIPRNFDEIEIESFCALDQGVTLLCSGGTLSHPKIYLGAYTYINRNTFLDATLSLTIGQQCGVGPGCYITDHDHGVDLSLPPLAQAMVSKPTKIGDRVWIGANVTILKGVTIGNDAVVGAGSVVTKDIPEKAIAVGVPAKVIKYRI